CGATCGCTTTGCGCCCGACCTGGTGCTCTGCACCCGGCACGCGGCCAGCGCCGGCGAGCGCACCCTCCGGCACCTGGTGCGCGGCCGGCGGAGCGCCTTCTGGTACTTCGATGCCGTGCAGCCGCTGCCCGGGCGCGTGGTGACCCTGGCGCGCGGCGTGGACGCGGTCTTTGCCACCTACGGCTACCAGGTCGAGGCCTTCCGGGCGCTCCGGCTCCGGGCCGAGTTCCTGCCGCAGGGCGCCGATCCCGCGCTCGACCGCCCCGCGGAGACGGCGCCGTCGGCCTACCACTGCGACCTCGCCTTCGTCGGGTCGGGCGACTACCCGAGGCGGCACGCGGTGCTGACCGCACTGGCCCGGCACTTCACCCTGCAGGTGCGTGGCCCGGGGTGGGCGGCACTCGCGGGGCAGCTCCCGGTGGCCGGCGGCACGGTGCGCGCGGCGGAGTTCGCGCGGGTGGCCCGCGGGGCGCGGCTCATGCTCGGCGTCGACGCGCTCGAGGCGCAGCGCGCGGAGGCACGCGGCGGAACCTCGAACCGGCTGTGGCGCGTGCTCGCCGCCGGGGGGTGCTACCTGGGCGAGTACGTGGACAACGTCGAGGAGTTCGCCCGGCACGGGGTCCATGCCCTCTGGTACCGCCACCCCGCGGATGCGGTGGAGCTGGCGCGGGGCGCGCTGGCCGACGACGCGCAGCGCGCCCGCCTCGCGGCGGCCGGCCGGGCCCACGTCCTGGCGCAGCATACCTACGCCCACCGGCTCCAGCGGCTGCTCGCGGGACAGGGCTACACCTCCACGTAGTTGGTGCGCTCGAACGGCCGCCACCCGGTGAGCCGCTCCACGCCCAGCGAGGCCAGCAGTGCCAGGCGCCGGGCATCCCAGGGGCGCGGTCCGAAGGCCACCGGCGCCTCCGGCCGGCGCCGCGCCAGCCACGCCTCCATGACCGCCGGATGCCGCCCGGTGAAGCGGCGGAGTCCCACCTCCCACGGCAGCGCCGCCGCCACCGGGGCGCGGCCGGGCCCGGCGGGGTGGTAGAGCGCGTTGTCGATCTCACGCTTGGCCGCCAGCGCCGCACGGGGACGGGCCCAGCCGTAGTGATGATAGGTGGCCCCGCTGCGCCGCACGCGGGGTTTGCCGCGGCCGTCGGCCTGTCGGAACCCCTGGGCGTCGGCGTGACTCCGGAGCCCGCGGCCGAGCCGGAGGGCGCGCACCTCGCGGCGGTACCAGGAGCGATTGCCGGCCACATGGTCGGGGCCGCCGTAGAAGTGGAGGAAGTCGACCAGCAGGGCATCCACCCGGGGATCGGCGTGGGCGGTGTCAAGCGCCGCGCGCAGCGACGCCACCCCGGATTCGTGCAGCACTTCGTCGGCCTGGATGTAGATTGCCCAGTCGCCGGTGCACGCGGCGAGGGCCCGATCGGTCTCGGTGGCCAGCAGCGCGCTGCCGGCGGAGGGGTCCCAGGCGTGGTCCAGGATCCGCAGCCGCGGGTCCGCCAGGCTGGCCACGAGGTCGCGGGTGCCGTCGCCCGACCGGCCCACGTTTACCACCAGTTCATCCACCAGGGGCAGGATCGAGCGGAGCGCCTCGACGATGGGAAAGTCGAGCCGCACTGCATTGGCCACCAGGCT
The Gemmatimonadota bacterium DNA segment above includes these coding regions:
- a CDS encoding glycosyltransferase is translated as MRILVVGAAGAERTESSLARAARTLGHEARVLDALGWRRRLGEAGGLVLRWQADRFAPDLVLCTRHAASAGERTLRHLVRGRRSAFWYFDAVQPLPGRVVTLARGVDAVFATYGYQVEAFRALRLRAEFLPQGADPALDRPAETAPSAYHCDLAFVGSGDYPRRHAVLTALARHFTLQVRGPGWAALAGQLPVAGGTVRAAEFARVARGARLMLGVDALEAQRAEARGGTSNRLWRVLAAGGCYLGEYVDNVEEFARHGVHALWYRHPADAVELARGALADDAQRARLAAAGRAHVLAQHTYAHRLQRLLAGQGYTST
- a CDS encoding glycosyltransferase family 2 protein encodes the protein MRVVGVSLVANAVRLDFPIVEALRSILPLVDELVVNVGRSGDGTRDLVASLADPRLRILDHAWDPSAGSALLATETDRALAACTGDWAIYIQADEVLHESGVASLRAALDTAHADPRVDALLVDFLHFYGGPDHVAGNRSWYRREVRALRLGRGLRSHADAQGFRQADGRGKPRVRRSGATYHHYGWARPRAALAAKREIDNALYHPAGPGRAPVAAALPWEVGLRRFTGRHPAVMEAWLARRRPEAPVAFGPRPWDARRLALLASLGVERLTGWRPFERTNYVEV